The nucleotide window aacatatttggttttgaacatggtggtatttttttacctcgATGGTTTTGAACTACACCCAATACAAGGataagatgttacacgacagcccaatagtgctacctgcagtcgacagtcaagttcacgtttcgctaCGTTTGATTCTTGACCGtttgattcttgattttataaaacagagcggccttatcattaacagttttttcgagttgcacgatccgtcgtgtatactctcagaggccgagagtagggcttcaaattgtttcgatgtataccggtACCGTTTTACGTTAGGCAagcaaaactcaccgtcatcctgggctgtacgcctaaatatcgcaaaaaattacgtcttttaagattttacggtatcattaactgatcgtgtcgcgatcgttttcagcagtatagaatgtctgtcaaacttttcagaatcATTTTAAAAGGCGATGAGACCTAGCAATCGCTCAgtcaaaacttttcaatcagaaaatatgcattcatttccgcgagtggcgacgtgtgccattcatgttgtctgcaatttctataatcgagaaaaaagttacgatacttgtcctttaaATTTAAAGTATAACTTcacctgtttcttcatgaatgcaacagaggctaCATTTAAgcctatttattttttgaaaaaatttgaaagtaagccatacgtcatatcaaagtacataccaagtattttcttccttctgttttacattacaattaaaaaagacgtagtgatcaatgtttgcataaaaaattattcatacactccccttactcatgaccgttttcagggtactaaggTATTCACTAACTCCTCTACCACTAGCGTTTGCTAATTTTAGAAATGATTTTCAGGCCGCCAACAATttccaaatcacaatatcacatgccctggtgtagtgaACAATTTTACATAGCCATGTAGAGAACATCATCTCCCATAGACtgtcatgagagacaaactgtCTCACTTTCATCACCCACACGTAGTCAGTGAGTGAACCTGTATTCGCCGGccccctgggtgtttgacatcattttatggtCCGAAAGTGGGGGTTTGACATGGcaaaaaaagtcaaattctcctgttagtcctatattccccccctcccccgtggtggaaaacattgataaatgtgtgcgcatgacagtgaggaagatgaaggctgtgatctttttcagattccagatcatgtagctGAATGAtgcattcacttacactattctgcaatctatgtgaacaatagtccttttgtattgataaaaggacacgaaaaattaaatattacaacatttgcCAGATTTATGCAAAGGTTTAATAGGCTGTCTCATTAATACGGAACAGGTTGCCTAAAGCTATATGTCATATTTGTATCCTGATCAAATCTTTGCAAAGGTTAAAGGGTAGCGTTTTGGTCAGGTATCGCAGATGCTCCACCTACAACGAATGATTGTATCGTTCTCCATATTTCTTTGTGTTCAACAGCAACCTCTCTTCTTTGAAAATCACTCGGACCATGCTGCTAAGAGGCTTTGTTGCAATTCTTCAGCCTCAATTGTAATTTGCGTTTTTACGTTGTTCTGGATAAATATTGATTATGATCATTTTGGAATAGGCTACCTACCACGACCGAAGATGACACTGACTCCAGAGAAAACCGAAAACAAAAACACCTATGGTATAAAAGACACAAGAATTAATGTGAGCTCATCTACTCGAATGAAGTGGCAGCAGACACCTTTTAAATCTGTAAGTGTAAACAATGTTTTAAGCAGTACTTTTGTCGTTTGGTTTTATATAGTGATATGACTGCCTCttttattgctttatttttaCTACTTCGAAATTAAGTTTTGAAGCCATACAATCTAGGTAATCTTACACTGCAAATGTTTCTGGTTTGCCGGCAAGCTACATTCAGGCCAAAAATAAACcggcttgtttgtcagtaaacggattgcttcgagttgtgaattttggcttatttttggctttctggcatgccaagtctggtttctgtgcatgccagttttgtttttgatgtgaCATATATACAGGCCAAGCATAGATCACTTAAGTTTGCCAGCAAGCCAGTCTCTACTGAACAATGGTTTACAGGCAATTCCACCATCATATGAACATGGCTTGCTGATATACCAGAGAATGCTGAACAGTGGCTTATTTACAAACCCATATCACACTTCTCTGGCTCAACagtaagccaattctggttccatctggttTGAAGATGAGCCAATATTAGTGCAATGTGGCTTACTGACAGACCAATTTTTTGACTAATTCTGGTTTACAGGTAAGCCACTTTGAGAATTcctctggtttaccaacaagccATTATCAGCTGGCTTGCAGGCATGCCACTCCAGGGCTATTGTATGGCTTCCTCACAAACCAGTTCAATATGAAtcatgggggagggggggggggttgaataattatttctgaccatcTTTCGAATTCAAAttggatttcatcaaattttgcagaTACAGGGTAGGATATTATCAAATGGAATAGCCTATTGGGTCCTCTATGTGATGAAGCCACACTAAGTAGGATTGTACCACATCTGAAACACAGACAACAGCTGTAGTAGTTAGAAATCCTGCAGACtacataaaaaaaacaacaaaaacaaagtatTACAATTAATCTCAGACtaaaatttattgcaatttgaCAAGAAACGAAACAGTAATTGTTGCAAAATAATCAAATCTTATATTTACAAGGGTATACTCActaaaaatgacattcttttGAATGCTACTTGTAAAATCACATTGATAACATAATTTTATGGTATAACATTTAACTCTTGCATCTGATGCCAAATTCCAGCAGTTTCACTGGGAAACCCCTGCACACTACAGACTACTCATAATTACCAGGCCATTTACCTCGCATCCCAGTTTAGGCTGATCGCTAGAAGTCTctacaaattgaaatgttcCTTTCACACATCTGATGTAATCAAAGTTTGAAACCCCAGATAACTAAGCAGACGTAGCACaacattgtctctttccatgctACAGAATGTAACACCTTCAAGAAACGACACAGACTGCTTGTTCCTTCCTAGACTAGCACACCAATAAGCAGGGCAACTTTGCATCTGTGCCTGGCAATCTGAATTTTCCTGCATCCTGGAATAAAAAGATGCAAAACTTAAAAATTTTAGGTACAAGATTAGCTCCTGGTAAAACAGCCATAATTTGTACAGAGCTCTAGCATGGGGATGTGTGCTGTAGGCATGTAATGTGCCAAGCACTATATACATGTACCGAAAGTGCTTTTCACCTCCCTATACCAGGGCCTGTGTTTAGCATTTGTGGCACAGTGATGAACGCATCCACAGACCAGCCctgttgaaattttcagccCTTTTTTCACCTTGGACACATAGATACTTACCTCCCTGTACTAGTCTTACTGTAATCCACAGTGCCGTTGTGGCTATGCACACATTCATGTACCAGCTATGTTGGAATTTCCCCAAAACAGAACTGTATACATTGCTGGCTGACTGAGAAGCAGAGGGTCAAGCAGAGTTTTTCAAACCCTAGTTGCATGTACTATTTGCAAAACTATCGTACTGGACTGTTGACACACTAGGcacatgaatgtgaaatgtagctgtcatatttatttttctaactATGCTGTACTTGGGATATCTTTGTAATAGCTGGTAGTCTCTGTAGTTCCTCAGGGCTGATACAGCTATATGCACATCCCTGAACAAGCCCTCAGAAAGTATACAGAAGTGTTTGTACTGATTCTGACAGAAATCAGTTCCGGCAtatttaaagctccattagctgtaactattGGCAGTTTCgtattagttttattttgtgtatgtattgcagtttcttgttctacttctcaAGGCATAATGAATATTCAGCATTTAAGGTAATCAACTCAGTTCATATGTGTATAtttagcattgttattgttgaaaattggaatttcagtctggaaaaaaactcatttgtcaacaatatcagcGGTTGTTAAACATGTAACACAGTATGTTATCACCGTATCACCGTTATAATGTACTTATATTAGCGTCATtaacatgaagacaggtttttACATTTGTCTTATACAGAAGCGTTTGGACTGTTGCTTTTATAGTTAAATTTAACAGGCTACTTTCAATGTATCTTATTACGTCCGCAGGTCAATACAAATTCATCTACACGCTTTCTGCTGTATATCAATGCCATAGGACGCGGTGGCCCAAACTGTCAGTACGGTCATTTTAGATCTGCTGTGCAATACGCTGTCACGCAAAATCGTTCTTTAGTGAACGCAATTGTGTTTTATGAACATCGTATGTTCGCTGCGCAAGCACATGAACAAGCGAGAGACACAAGAACACTAGAAGAGACATTTGATATCAACCAGTTGAAGACAATTGTAAATATGATCTCTCTGGAAGAATTCAACGCAAATTGCAACAAAACAGTTGAAACTCTCTTAACATCTCCTAAAGGAGGAAGGCATGTTATGCATGCGTATTCAATTTCTGCAGAACTTTATCGTTCTGCTTTCGGTGTAGCACTACCAGATTACGAACAGCTACCGGCAACAAATGATCAACTTTTAGAGCAACTTGAAGCAGCGTCTTCGATGAACTGTGTTGGAGTTTGGGCCCTACAATTTGGAGGTCTTTCCGCAAGGACTACTGGTGAAAAAGTCATCGAGCATCTGGTACCGTCACCAGGTATACAGCATGCAGCGGAGAGCATTCGTAAAAATGTATTGAAGGGACGGCCATACCTTGCAATTCATTGGAGGAACAAACCGAATGAACTGTAAATAAGCTTTTAATAAATAGTAAATAAGAATTTCGTACTAAGCAATTTGAAGTTGTGTACAGACAGTAAAATGATCTTGCAACGGTTTATAATAGCACGAATTGGAATTAAATGCGGTGAATTATAATTAGTTTCCCTCCTTATTTTGGATGTAGGATAGGTTTAGTCAGACATTTTCATTAGTTTATGAGActattttctcacattcctATGAGCAAACTAAACCATgatttgaaaactttcaaaGCTCAATTGTATATTTCGATTTAATTAATGAGCTTAGGAAATATTAAGCCAATTTCAATACTGTTAATATGACTATATGCGTTTAACATAACGTAAACTATGATGTAAACATGACGTATACGATGCAAAGTCATGTAATGTCTCGCCCAGAGACGATTGCCTACACTTGCGGTCTATTCTAAAAAAGAAACGTGAACAATATGTAATGTCAAGTACTTTAGCTTTGTGGAAATATTTTAAAGCTGGCATTGCAATG belongs to Ptychodera flava strain L36383 chromosome 17, AS_Pfla_20210202, whole genome shotgun sequence and includes:
- the LOC139115880 gene encoding uncharacterized protein; protein product: MTLTPEKTENKNTYGIKDTRINVSSSTRMKWQQTPFKSVNTNSSTRFLLYINAIGRGGPNCQYGHFRSAVQYAVTQNRSLVNAIVFYEHRMFAAQAHEQARDTRTLEETFDINQLKTIVNMISLEEFNANCNKTVETLLTSPKGGRHVMHAYSISAELYRSAFGVALPDYEQLPATNDQLLEQLEAASSMNCVGVWALQFGGLSARTTGEKVIEHLVPSPGIQHAAESIRKNVLKGRPYLAIHWRNKPNELYKAMCEHVDNGDNKKCEYYRRDLGLMMNLTRNIANSIQNFIKTNNLTQVYVATPPISTNFVRVLRSLGVANTFSAENITNDRHAEEKNDPYIWSLIEQDLCANADVFIGHYNSTWSRRVHDRRLGNMAKYLTIKDFAAKSTTELFSRRR